A genomic region of Streptosporangium lutulentum contains the following coding sequences:
- a CDS encoding deoxyribonuclease IV produces MTSLSLIGGHVSVTGGLAKGGLRYASDIGAEMIQVFVTNPRGWALAVGDPAQDTKLRESGTLSFVHAPYLVNLGSPSADTLEKSVATVRHALLRAHVIGAKGVVIHTGSAVTQHRDDALRQVHEHLLPLLEEIPEDGPDLLLEPMAGQGAMLCATVQDLEPYLTALDWHPKAGICLDTCHAFAAGHDLSTAEGVEKTFDALHAIAPGRLKLIHANDSKDLCDSKKDRHENIGSGHIGMRPFGDMMRHPAVAGVPICIETPGGAEKHHEDIALLKKLRDG; encoded by the coding sequence ATGACTTCTCTCTCACTCATCGGCGGACACGTCTCCGTCACCGGTGGCCTGGCCAAGGGCGGCCTGCGGTACGCCTCCGACATCGGCGCCGAGATGATCCAGGTATTCGTCACCAATCCGCGCGGCTGGGCGCTCGCCGTCGGCGACCCCGCCCAGGACACGAAGCTGCGTGAATCGGGCACGCTGTCCTTCGTGCACGCGCCGTACCTCGTCAATCTGGGCTCCCCCAGCGCCGACACCTTGGAGAAGTCGGTGGCCACCGTACGGCACGCCCTGCTGCGCGCTCACGTGATCGGCGCCAAGGGCGTGGTGATCCACACCGGGTCGGCGGTCACCCAGCACCGCGACGACGCCCTGCGCCAGGTGCACGAGCACCTCCTTCCGCTCCTGGAGGAGATCCCCGAGGACGGCCCGGACCTGCTGCTGGAGCCGATGGCCGGGCAGGGCGCGATGCTCTGCGCGACCGTCCAGGATCTGGAGCCCTATCTGACCGCCCTCGACTGGCACCCGAAGGCGGGCATCTGCCTGGACACCTGCCACGCCTTCGCCGCCGGCCACGACCTGTCGACGGCCGAGGGCGTCGAGAAGACCTTCGACGCCCTGCACGCGATCGCCCCGGGCCGGCTCAAGCTGATCCACGCCAACGACTCCAAGGACCTGTGCGACTCCAAGAAGGACCGGCACGAGAACATCGGCTCGGGCCACATCGGGATGCGGCCCTTCGGCGACATGATGCGCCACCCCGCGGTCGCGGGGGTGCCGATCTGCATCGAGACACCGGGCGGCGCGGAGAAGCACCACGAGGACATCGCCCTGCTGAAGAAGCTCCGCGACGGCTGA